One segment of Solanum lycopersicum chromosome 1, SLM_r2.1 DNA contains the following:
- the LOC100736538 gene encoding mitogen-activated protein kinase 16 isoform X5, which translates to MESDLHQVIKANDDLTPEHYQFFLYQLLRGLKYIHTANVFHRDLKPKNILANADCKLKICDFGLARVAFNDTPTAIFWTDYVATRWYRAPELCGSFFSKYTPAIDIWSIGCIFAELLTGKPLFPGKNVVHQLDLMTDLLGTPSPESIARIRNEKARRYLSSMRKKKPVPFSHKFPHADPLALRLLERMLAFDPKDRPNAEEALADPYFRNLAKVEREPSAQPVTKMEFEFERRRITKEDVRELIYREILEYHPKMLKEFLEGQEPTGFMYPSAVDKFKKQFAYLEEHYGKGGAAAPPERQHSSSLPRYRACVLYSDNSVQNPLEVANDLSKCSIKEDEKPQADRSSMIPMTRLPLQVPQNVQAGGAARPGRVVSSVLRYNNCGAAATAAEVIEQRRIARNPGGPTQYPISNTSYPRRHPSCKNERGEDSTEVSNGVQPKPEQYIARKVAAAPGGPGNQWY; encoded by the exons ATGGAATCTGATTTGCACCAAGTCATTAAAGCAAATGATGATCTGACGCCGGAACATTATCAATTTTTCCTTTATCAGCTTCTTCGAGGGCTGAAATATATACACACAG CCAATGTCTTTCACCGTGACCTGAAACCCAAAAATATATTAGCAAATGCTGACTGCAAGCTTAAGATCTGTGACTTTGGTCTTGCAAGAGTGGCCTTCAATGATACTCCAACAGCTATATTTTGGACT GATTATGTTGCTACGAGGTGGTATAGGGCTCCTGAATTGTGTGGATCATTTTTCTCTAAG TATACACCAGCAATTGATATATGGAGCATTGGATGTATATTTGCAGAACTACTGACTGGGAAGCCTCTCTTTCCAGGTAAAAATGTGGTTCACCAATTAGACTTGATGACCGATCTGTTGGGCACACCCTCCCCAGAATCCATTGCCAGG ATAAGAAATGAAAAGGCTCGGAGGTATTTGAGCAGTATGCGTAAGAAAAAGCCTGTACCTTTCTCCCATAAATTTCCACATGCAGATCCCCTTGCACTTCGTTTGCTAGAAAGGATGCTTGCTTTTGATCCCAAGGATCGTCCTAATGCAGAAGAG GCTCTTGCAGATCCATATTTCAGGAATCTAGCCAAAGTGGAAAGAGAACCCTCTGCTCAACCAGTTACAAAAATGGAATTTGAGTTTGAAAGGCGAAGGATAACAAAGGAGGATGTGAGGGAGCTGATATACAGAGAAATTCTTGAATACCACCCAAAAATGTTGAAGGAGTTCTTAGAGGGGCAAGAACCTACAGGTTTCATGTACCCAAG TGCCGTTGACAAATTCAAGAAGCAGTTTGCATATCTTGAAGAGCATTATGGCAAAGGAGGCGCTGCTGCTCCACCTGAGAGGCAGCACTCATCATCTCTACCTAG ATACAGGGCTTGTGTATTATACTCAGACAATTCAGTGCAAAATCCACTTGAAGTTGCAAATGATCTTTCTAAGTGCTCCATCAAAGAAGATGAGAAACCACAAGCGGACCGGAGTTCAATGATCCCCATGACAAGGCTGCCTCTCCAAGTTCCTCAGAATGTTCAAG CAGGTGGTGCTGCAAGACCTGGGAGGGTGGTCAGCTCAGTGTTGCGCTACAACAACTGTGGAGCAGCAGCTACAGCAGCAGAAGTCATTGAACAGCGAAGAATTGCAAGGAACCCTGGCGGTCCAACTCAATATCCCATTTCCAATACTTCATACCCTAGAAGACATCCCAGCTGTAAAAATGAAAGGGGTGAAGATAGTACTGAAGTTTCAAATGGGGTGCAGCCTAAACCTGAACAGTACATAGCAAGAAAAGTAGCTGCAGCACCAGGTGGACCTGGTAATCAATGGTATTAA